The Coleofasciculaceae cyanobacterium genome includes a window with the following:
- a CDS encoding DNA integrity scanning protein DisA nucleotide-binding domain protein: protein MFIWRWQHIFQNVVERLLKNIFQILELPTVSNIFVLAIPISTENVAKICFEPEDCGFMPHNFKQVFNLSKEHFDNDPEQLFFRGSPHLNQAHKDSLYPKALRKAVQSILNQHDLEQKQVSFCSFPVQKNEHWVMTVVQLNQQCFDSQYCLTKEMHEIHSMRKYRIDRCFLEAVIYQILEESELELQRPSAGNTSLIANPERVIEDAASNFLKSIEVHVNQWNKVDLLSFANAIAAERYEGTIGKGRLIVCQTNHPDISAKVKLKVPIEIYNYRGIRKLLEVSSNQMALLCDGESVWGFGVPLDTYQPSLENLFEIRFVEHHTWELVHAENIMLRVKYRQPRLPRPRFDREVFNEQLERLFQVSRTTASILVEAVEAAVEQRHGTMLMITTEAKQETARLAAQSTPIEPIMASRKIISHISNVDGAILISPDGIVHSFGVILDGQASKNGNSSRGARYNSAIRYVDAEKSRNIDCLALIVSEDGYVDIYPSMKAQSPIIYGLNSY from the coding sequence ATGTTCATCTGGCGATGGCAACACATTTTTCAGAATGTAGTTGAACGTCTTTTAAAAAACATCTTTCAAATTCTTGAACTGCCAACAGTATCAAACATCTTCGTGCTTGCAATTCCTATTTCTACGGAAAACGTCGCCAAAATTTGCTTTGAGCCAGAAGACTGTGGATTTATGCCTCATAATTTTAAACAAGTATTTAACCTGTCCAAAGAGCATTTCGATAACGATCCTGAACAATTATTTTTTAGGGGTAGCCCCCATTTGAATCAAGCTCATAAAGACTCTCTCTACCCTAAAGCTCTACGCAAAGCGGTTCAGTCTATTCTCAACCAGCACGATCTCGAACAAAAACAAGTCTCCTTTTGTAGTTTTCCCGTGCAAAAAAACGAACACTGGGTAATGACAGTAGTTCAACTTAATCAGCAATGCTTCGATAGTCAATATTGTTTGACCAAAGAAATGCACGAAATACATTCGATGCGTAAGTATAGAATCGATCGCTGTTTTCTCGAAGCCGTAATTTATCAAATATTAGAAGAAAGCGAACTAGAACTGCAAAGACCATCAGCGGGAAATACTTCTTTGATCGCTAATCCTGAGAGGGTTATTGAAGATGCTGCATCCAATTTTCTCAAGTCTATTGAAGTTCACGTCAATCAATGGAATAAGGTTGATTTGCTATCTTTTGCTAATGCGATCGCTGCTGAACGTTATGAGGGTACGATCGGTAAAGGTAGATTGATCGTCTGTCAAACTAATCATCCAGATATTTCAGCCAAAGTTAAGCTTAAAGTTCCAATCGAGATTTATAACTACCGAGGTATCCGTAAGTTGCTGGAAGTTTCTAGTAATCAAATGGCTTTGCTATGCGATGGGGAAAGCGTTTGGGGCTTCGGAGTTCCCTTAGATACATATCAACCCAGCTTAGAAAATTTGTTTGAAATTAGATTTGTCGAACACCACACCTGGGAATTAGTTCATGCTGAAAATATTATGCTTCGGGTTAAATATAGACAGCCGAGATTACCTAGACCACGATTCGACCGAGAAGTGTTTAACGAGCAATTAGAGCGACTTTTCCAAGTCAGCCGAACTACAGCAAGTATTTTAGTCGAAGCTGTTGAGGCAGCAGTGGAGCAACGCCACGGTACAATGTTGATGATTACTACTGAAGCCAAACAAGAGACAGCGCGATTAGCTGCTCAAAGTACTCCAATTGAGCCAATTATGGCTTCTAGAAAGATTATCTCTCATATATCCAATGTTGATGGGGCAATTTTAATTTCCCCTGATGGGATTGTACATTCATTTGGGGTCATACTTGATGGACAAGCTTCTAAAAATGGCAATTCTTCTAGGGGAGCAAGATATAACTCGGCTATTCGTTATGTTGATGCAGAAAAAAGCCGTAATATTGACTGCTTGGCTCTAATTGTGTCAGAAGATGGCTATGTGGATATTTACCCTTCTATGAAAGCTCAAAGTCCTATCATTTATGGATTGAACAGCTATTGA
- a CDS encoding TIGR03960 family B12-binding radical SAM protein: MTQISENLINSDTVKPARYLGNELGAVHKPWTEAEVRWVLTYPEVYEVGASNLGHIILYNIINAQPQQLCDRTYLPAPDLSAKLRSTNTPLFALESKRPLSDFDILGFSLSYELGATNILEMLSLANIPLTWKERDAGDYPLIFAGGQTATSNPEPYADFFDFVALGDGEELLPEIGLIIREGKAQRLSKEELLLDLAQVPGLYVPRFYEMAEDGSIHPITADVPKRILRRVATPIPAYSIGLVPFIETVHDRLTVEIRRGCTRGCRFCQPGMLTRPATDVEPEKVVDAIEKGMRATGYNEFSLLSLSCSDYLALPAVGMEIKNRLQEENISLSLPSQRVDRFDDNIADIIGGIRKSGLTFAPEAGTQRMRDVVNKGLTNEELLRGIQTAVARGWSKVKLYFMIGLPGETDVDVIGIADTVRWLRRECSQISNKRLNFNITISNFTPKPHTPFQWHSVSTSEFRRKQDLLRAEFRRIKGVKINYTDVRISAMEDFVGRGDRRLAGVVKRAWELGAGMDAWWENLDRAYDAWSQAIAETDLTWKYRQVENGEWNLFLNPDTATSIADATGAPLPWDHLNTGIDKQWLKEDLQRALDAATVPDCAFDGCSHCGVCGTDFGHNIVVEPPSIPKFEGHFKPNQNKEQKIRMWFGKIAEMSLISHLDLVRLFDRAIRRAALPISFTGGYHPGPKISIANALSLGITSNGEIVDFELTEDIEVEEFRSRLAAQLPENIPIYKVEEVDLKSLNASRVMDRAEYIITVQAEEDRETLWQQWIDAINNSQEIPWEKFTKSGKKQVVNLRDRLFSLSLESDGDRKAVIRFTGSCRNDGTNLSPDNLIYLLEQIANIEFQLLTVHRQQLILN, encoded by the coding sequence TTGACCCAGATTAGTGAAAACCTGATTAATTCAGATACAGTCAAGCCAGCTAGATATTTGGGTAACGAACTTGGTGCAGTTCACAAGCCTTGGACAGAAGCTGAGGTGCGTTGGGTGCTGACTTATCCCGAAGTCTATGAGGTAGGGGCATCTAACTTAGGTCATATCATTCTCTACAACATTATTAATGCTCAACCGCAACAGCTATGCGATCGCACTTATCTCCCCGCGCCAGATCTATCGGCCAAGCTGCGATCGACTAATACACCTTTATTTGCCTTAGAATCTAAACGTCCCTTATCAGATTTTGATATCCTAGGCTTTAGCCTCAGTTACGAATTAGGGGCGACCAATATCCTAGAAATGCTCAGTTTAGCCAATATTCCTCTTACTTGGAAAGAAAGAGATGCAGGTGATTATCCACTGATTTTTGCAGGGGGACAAACCGCTACTTCCAACCCCGAACCCTATGCTGATTTCTTTGACTTTGTTGCTTTAGGAGATGGTGAAGAATTATTGCCAGAAATAGGTTTAATTATTCGAGAAGGCAAAGCACAAAGACTGAGTAAAGAGGAGCTATTGTTAGATTTAGCTCAAGTTCCTGGGCTATACGTACCTAGATTTTACGAAATGGCAGAAGATGGCTCAATTCATCCAATTACTGCTGATGTCCCCAAACGGATATTACGTCGAGTTGCTACTCCGATACCTGCCTACTCCATTGGCCTAGTGCCTTTTATCGAAACCGTACACGATCGCCTTACCGTAGAAATTAGACGGGGTTGTACTCGTGGCTGTCGTTTTTGTCAGCCAGGGATGTTAACTCGCCCCGCAACGGATGTCGAACCAGAAAAAGTCGTAGACGCGATCGAAAAGGGAATGCGGGCAACTGGCTATAATGAGTTTTCTTTATTATCTCTTAGCTGTTCTGATTACTTAGCTTTACCTGCGGTAGGAATGGAGATTAAAAACCGCTTGCAGGAGGAAAATATATCTCTTTCTCTTCCCAGTCAACGAGTAGATCGCTTTGATGACAACATTGCCGATATTATTGGCGGAATCAGAAAGTCTGGGCTAACTTTTGCCCCCGAAGCTGGTACTCAGCGGATGCGGGATGTAGTTAACAAAGGGTTAACCAACGAAGAGTTGCTACGAGGAATACAAACCGCCGTTGCCCGTGGCTGGAGTAAGGTCAAGCTTTACTTTATGATTGGTTTACCAGGAGAAACTGACGTTGATGTTATTGGTATTGCCGATACGGTGCGTTGGTTACGTCGCGAATGTAGTCAGATTAGCAACAAACGCCTGAACTTTAATATCACTATTTCCAACTTTACTCCTAAACCCCACACTCCTTTTCAGTGGCACTCTGTCTCTACTAGCGAGTTTAGACGCAAACAAGATTTATTACGAGCAGAATTCCGCCGTATTAAAGGAGTTAAAATCAACTACACCGATGTCCGTATTTCAGCGATGGAAGACTTTGTGGGACGAGGCGATCGCCGTCTGGCAGGCGTAGTCAAACGGGCTTGGGAATTAGGTGCAGGCATGGATGCCTGGTGGGAAAATTTGGATCGAGCTTATGATGCTTGGTCACAGGCGATCGCGGAAACAGATTTAACCTGGAAATATCGTCAGGTAGAAAACGGCGAGTGGAATCTCTTTCTAAATCCCGACACTGCAACCTCGATCGCAGATGCTACGGGCGCACCTCTACCTTGGGATCATCTGAATACGGGTATTGACAAACAGTGGCTCAAAGAAGACTTGCAAAGAGCTTTAGATGCTGCTACTGTGCCTGATTGCGCTTTTGATGGCTGTTCTCATTGTGGTGTCTGCGGGACAGATTTTGGACATAATATTGTGGTTGAACCACCTAGCATTCCCAAGTTTGAGGGGCATTTTAAACCCAACCAAAACAAAGAGCAAAAGATCAGAATGTGGTTTGGCAAAATAGCTGAAATGAGTTTAATCAGCCATTTAGATCTTGTACGTCTATTCGATCGCGCAATTCGTCGTGCTGCTTTACCAATTTCCTTTACAGGAGGATATCATCCAGGGCCAAAGATTTCGATTGCCAATGCTTTATCTTTGGGTATTACCAGCAATGGGGAAATAGTTGATTTTGAATTGACTGAAGACATTGAGGTAGAAGAATTCCGCAGCAGATTAGCTGCCCAGTTACCTGAGAATATTCCGATTTACAAAGTTGAAGAAGTAGATCTAAAATCTCTTAATGCCAGCCGTGTAATGGATCGAGCAGAATATATAATTACCGTGCAAGCAGAGGAAGATAGAGAAACTTTATGGCAACAGTGGATTGATGCGATTAACAATAGTCAAGAAATTCCCTGGGAGAAATTTACTAAGTCGGGGAAGAAGCAAGTAGTTAATTTGCGCGATCGCCTCTTCTCTCTTTCCTTGGAATCTGATGGCGATCGCAAAGCAGTTATTCGCTTTACTGGTAGCTGTCGAAATGATGGTACTAATTTATCTCCAGATAACCTGATTTATCTGCTGGAACAAATAGCAAATATTGAATTTCAATTACTCACTGTGCATCGTCAGCAATTGATTCTGAATTAA